The following are encoded in a window of Caballeronia sp. NK8 genomic DNA:
- a CDS encoding ABC transporter ATP-binding protein yields MAFLEIDNLHKAFGPNIALHRFDMQIEQGEFITFLGPSGCGKTTVLRMIAGFETPTHGTIRLGGRDVTHMRTRDRAVGMVFQSYALFPNMTVAQNIGFALKVAKRSQKEMDARVAEMLELIKLPHLAGRYPWQLSGGQQQRVALARALASKPHVLLLDEPLSALDAKIRVSLREDIRALQRELGITSIFVTHDQEEALSISDRVVVMNDGRVEQIGSPLDIYNVPRTRFVASFVGTLNILAGRVIDPATGRIAVDGQELVTSRPLAPGDAGKDRVLALRPEAILLEAPSNGRNSLAATVEEISFLGAVVRIRARVNQAIVSLDVFNDPSRVLPERGQPVALGFSHDNLLVLDESPHEQIRKN; encoded by the coding sequence ATGGCATTTCTCGAGATCGACAATCTCCACAAGGCGTTCGGGCCGAACATCGCGCTGCACCGGTTCGACATGCAGATCGAGCAAGGCGAGTTCATCACGTTCCTCGGGCCTTCGGGCTGCGGAAAGACCACCGTGCTGCGCATGATTGCCGGATTCGAAACGCCCACGCACGGCACGATCCGCCTCGGCGGACGTGACGTCACACACATGCGTACGCGTGATCGCGCGGTGGGCATGGTGTTTCAATCGTATGCGCTGTTTCCGAACATGACGGTGGCGCAAAACATCGGCTTCGCGTTGAAGGTCGCAAAGCGCTCGCAGAAGGAAATGGACGCGCGCGTCGCCGAGATGCTCGAACTCATCAAGCTGCCGCATCTCGCCGGACGTTATCCGTGGCAATTGTCGGGCGGACAGCAACAGCGCGTGGCACTGGCGCGCGCGCTCGCGAGCAAGCCCCACGTGCTGTTGCTCGACGAACCGCTTTCCGCGCTCGATGCGAAGATCCGCGTGTCGCTGCGCGAGGACATCCGCGCGTTGCAACGCGAACTCGGCATCACGTCGATTTTCGTCACGCACGATCAGGAAGAGGCGCTGTCGATCTCGGACCGTGTCGTCGTGATGAACGACGGGCGCGTCGAGCAAATCGGCTCGCCGCTCGATATCTACAACGTGCCGCGCACACGCTTCGTCGCGTCGTTCGTGGGGACGCTCAATATCCTCGCCGGGCGTGTGATCGATCCGGCGACAGGGCGCATCGCGGTGGACGGACAGGAACTCGTGACGTCCAGGCCGCTCGCGCCCGGCGACGCCGGCAAGGATCGCGTGCTGGCGCTGCGGCCCGAGGCGATCCTGCTGGAAGCGCCGTCGAATGGCCGGAATTCGCTCGCGGCGACGGTGGAGGAGATCAGCTTTCTCGGCGCCGTGGTACGCATACGCGCGCGCGTGAATCAGGCGATCGTTTCGCTCGATGTCTTCAACGATCCCAGCCGCGTCTTGCCGGAACGCGGCCAGCCGGTCGCGCTCGGCTTTTCGCACGACAATCTGCTCGTGCTGGATGAGAGCCCCCACGAGCAGATTCGGAAGAACTAG
- a CDS encoding SDR family oxidoreductase encodes MNKPLNGKIALVTGGSTGIGLAAAKELAEQGARVFITGRRQAELDAAATAIGPAATAIRADASVLSDLDAVYAQIAATAGKLDILFANAGGGDMMPLGAITEEHFDRIFGTNVRGVLFTVQKALPLLVDGASVILTSSITSVTGTANFSVYSASKAAVRNFARSWSLDLKDRGIRVNVVSPGPIRTPGLGGLVPDEARQGLYDALASQVPLGRLGEPEEIGKAVAFLASGSASFINGIELFVDGGMAQV; translated from the coding sequence ATGAACAAGCCACTGAACGGAAAGATCGCACTCGTCACGGGCGGCAGCACGGGCATCGGCCTGGCCGCGGCAAAGGAACTCGCCGAGCAAGGCGCGCGCGTATTCATCACGGGCCGGCGTCAGGCTGAGCTGGACGCGGCCGCGACCGCCATCGGCCCGGCCGCCACGGCGATTCGCGCGGACGCGTCAGTGTTGTCGGATCTCGATGCCGTCTACGCGCAGATAGCCGCGACGGCAGGCAAGCTGGATATTCTGTTCGCCAATGCCGGCGGCGGAGACATGATGCCGCTCGGCGCGATCACGGAAGAGCACTTCGATCGCATCTTCGGCACCAACGTGCGCGGCGTGTTGTTCACCGTGCAGAAGGCGCTGCCGCTGCTGGTCGATGGCGCGTCGGTCATCCTGACTTCGTCCATCACGTCCGTGACGGGAACGGCCAATTTCAGCGTCTACAGCGCGAGCAAGGCGGCGGTGCGCAATTTCGCGCGTTCGTGGTCGCTTGATCTGAAAGACCGTGGCATTCGCGTCAATGTCGTCAGCCCGGGGCCGATCCGTACGCCAGGCCTCGGCGGTCTCGTGCCCGATGAAGCCCGTCAAGGGCTGTACGACGCGCTGGCGTCGCAGGTGCCGCTCGGTCGCCTCGGCGAACCCGAGGAAATCGGCAAGGCGGTAGCGTTCCTCGCGTCCGGGTCGGCCAGTTTCATCAACGGCATCGAGCTGTTCGTCGATGGTGGCATGGCCCAGGTCTGA
- a CDS encoding LysR family transcriptional regulator, with the protein MDQLLAMRAFARVVEAGSFTRAADSLDLPNATMSKLVQELEAHLGARLLQRTTRRVTVTPEGQDYYAKATRILRDLEDIDSSFNVARGNPRGHLRIDVGGSPARDVLIPLLPDFMARYPEVRIDLGVADRPVDLISDNVDCVIRGGPLDNSSLIARHIGDAVMVTCATPQYLKQFGVPAYPEELRNGHRLISYMSPQNGRAMPFRFGHDGDRIEIKAEHRIGINESNAHLAAAIAGLGIVQTFAYAANSALRDGSLVEILKKWRPPPYPFHVVYPQNRHVTHRLRVFIDWLLERFPARVRGAGER; encoded by the coding sequence ATGGATCAGTTGCTGGCAATGCGTGCCTTTGCGCGCGTGGTGGAAGCGGGCAGCTTTACGCGCGCAGCGGACTCGCTCGACCTGCCCAACGCCACGATGAGCAAGCTGGTTCAGGAACTCGAAGCGCACCTGGGCGCAAGGCTTCTGCAACGCACGACACGACGCGTCACCGTGACGCCGGAGGGTCAGGATTACTATGCAAAGGCGACGCGCATTCTCAGAGACCTAGAAGACATCGACTCGTCGTTCAACGTCGCGCGAGGCAATCCGCGCGGCCATCTTCGAATCGATGTAGGTGGATCGCCCGCAAGGGATGTGCTGATCCCGCTGCTCCCGGACTTCATGGCGCGTTACCCGGAAGTGAGGATCGACCTGGGCGTAGCCGATCGCCCGGTCGACCTGATCAGCGACAACGTCGACTGCGTGATTCGCGGCGGTCCATTGGATAACTCGTCGCTGATCGCGCGGCATATCGGCGATGCCGTGATGGTCACGTGCGCCACGCCGCAATATCTGAAACAGTTCGGCGTTCCCGCCTACCCCGAGGAACTCAGGAACGGGCATAGGTTGATCAGCTACATGTCGCCGCAAAACGGCCGGGCGATGCCGTTTCGTTTCGGGCACGACGGCGACAGAATCGAAATAAAGGCCGAACATCGCATCGGTATCAACGAAAGCAACGCGCATCTGGCGGCGGCCATTGCAGGACTCGGCATCGTACAAACATTTGCTTACGCGGCCAATTCCGCCCTTCGCGATGGTTCGCTCGTCGAGATATTGAAGAAATGGCGACCGCCGCCGTATCCGTTCCATGTCGTATATCCGCAAAACCGTCATGTGACACATCGGCTTCGCGTGTTTATCGACTGGTTGTTGGAGCGTTTTCCCGCCAGAGTCCGCGGGGCCGGGGAGCGATAG
- a CDS encoding acyltransferase — MTKLDSLQGLRGIAAGLVVAFHSVASLKMSGWAPEYTSGFAVWGMAGVDIFFVISGFVMVLTTANRPRGIESAQKFMLARLIRIAPMYWILTTFMVMLLLLAPSAFNKEKFSIARTITSYLFLPYEVRDAGHSYPVLYVGWTLAYEMFFYVVFAISLCFAERPMRYCVVAIFMTLGIGSLLIQPDAFYLRFITNPMMLEFVFGCMIGWIYTRGMKFPKLLSAALVAAGIFGLAMSPITAEMENRFILAGIPSASLVAGLVFWESANGWIPKFVLLSVGDASYSIYLTHTLTVPIFARGLGHFDKSRALQGDIACLLLVIASTLVGYVVYRAMERPLSKALRALVGRMAATRHDNGATALVER; from the coding sequence ATGACCAAACTGGATTCTCTGCAAGGACTGAGAGGCATCGCCGCCGGCCTTGTAGTGGCGTTTCACTCTGTCGCCTCCCTGAAAATGTCCGGCTGGGCGCCCGAATATACATCGGGGTTTGCCGTCTGGGGCATGGCGGGCGTCGATATCTTCTTCGTGATTTCCGGCTTCGTCATGGTACTGACTACGGCCAACAGACCGCGAGGCATCGAATCCGCTCAAAAATTCATGCTTGCGCGACTGATTCGCATTGCGCCGATGTACTGGATTCTGACCACGTTCATGGTAATGCTGCTACTGCTCGCGCCTTCGGCATTCAACAAGGAAAAATTCAGTATCGCCCGAACCATTACGTCCTATCTCTTTCTTCCTTACGAAGTCAGGGACGCAGGTCATTCATATCCTGTCCTCTATGTTGGATGGACGCTGGCGTATGAAATGTTTTTCTACGTAGTCTTTGCGATTTCATTGTGTTTCGCTGAACGTCCGATGCGCTATTGCGTGGTGGCCATCTTCATGACACTGGGCATTGGATCACTTCTGATTCAGCCGGATGCGTTTTACTTGCGCTTCATTACGAACCCAATGATGCTCGAGTTTGTTTTCGGCTGCATGATCGGCTGGATTTATACGCGTGGAATGAAGTTTCCCAAGCTGCTTTCTGCCGCCTTGGTCGCGGCCGGGATTTTTGGACTCGCCATGTCACCCATTACGGCGGAGATGGAGAACCGATTCATACTCGCTGGCATTCCTTCTGCCTCGTTGGTGGCAGGACTCGTTTTTTGGGAATCGGCAAATGGGTGGATTCCCAAATTCGTCCTTCTTTCCGTTGGAGATGCGTCTTACTCGATATATCTGACTCACACCCTCACAGTACCGATATTTGCTCGCGGCCTCGGGCATTTTGACAAATCCAGAGCTTTGCAAGGGGATATCGCATGTCTTTTGCTTGTGATTGCATCGACGCTGGTCGGCTATGTGGTCTATCGCGCGATGGAGCGCCCTCTGAGCAAGGCTCTCCGGGCACTCGTGGGAAGAATGGCGGCCACGCGTCACGATAACGGCGCGACCGCGCTGGTCGAAAGATAA
- a CDS encoding alpha/beta fold hydrolase — MIKSTTTRGSQITLFYDEFGDREAPPVLLVMGNSAPGLVWPDAFCNLLSSTGLFVVRFDARDTGLSTYIDFGTSPYTLDDLAADAFAVLDGIGIAKAHVVGLSQGGVVGYGMALSKPERVTTLCSIMSSPDMRPKNDAFAGAPERPGELPRPAADYIANVIALNAHPPTSVEEVATRFIENFRLAAGPRSPFDESAWQRLGKAFAERPLLRSDGLQPTLANNSNHALAQKATPALTREQLGLIDVPVLIIQGSDDPIFPVEHGRWAAAAVPRATLRVIDRMGHALDPAFFDSIVWELSAFYFGDSH; from the coding sequence GTGATCAAGAGCACGACCACGCGCGGCAGTCAGATAACGCTCTTTTACGATGAGTTTGGAGACAGAGAAGCACCACCTGTGCTGCTCGTGATGGGCAATAGCGCGCCCGGTCTCGTCTGGCCGGATGCCTTTTGCAATCTGCTTTCTTCAACGGGATTGTTCGTCGTCCGCTTCGATGCGCGCGACACCGGGCTGTCGACCTACATCGATTTCGGCACATCGCCCTATACGCTCGACGATCTGGCTGCCGACGCCTTCGCCGTGCTCGACGGCATTGGAATCGCGAAGGCGCATGTCGTCGGGCTCTCGCAAGGCGGTGTTGTCGGTTACGGGATGGCGCTGTCGAAACCCGAACGGGTAACGACGCTCTGCAGCATCATGTCTTCGCCCGACATGCGGCCGAAGAACGATGCCTTCGCGGGAGCACCGGAGAGACCGGGAGAGTTGCCGCGTCCCGCTGCGGATTACATCGCGAATGTCATCGCACTGAACGCACACCCGCCGACAAGCGTCGAAGAAGTCGCGACACGGTTTATCGAAAATTTTCGGTTGGCAGCGGGACCAAGGTCACCTTTCGACGAGAGCGCGTGGCAACGCCTGGGAAAAGCATTTGCCGAGCGTCCGCTGCTGCGCTCCGATGGATTGCAGCCGACACTGGCCAACAACAGCAATCATGCGTTGGCTCAGAAAGCAACGCCGGCGCTGACGAGGGAGCAACTTGGATTGATCGACGTGCCCGTGCTGATCATTCAAGGTAGCGACGATCCGATCTTTCCGGTAGAGCATGGCCGATGGGCCGCGGCCGCCGTGCCGCGTGCGACGCTGCGAGTCATCGATCGCATGGGGCACGCTCTCGACCCGGCTTTCTTCGATTCAATCGTATGGGAGTTGTCCGCGTTCTACTTTGGGGATTCGCATTGA
- a CDS encoding catalase family peroxidase, translating into MTDKHASPRSPFPALILIAAIVAALVAAFAYTAGWLTPHRLTPAKIVGSLAPPGGAVPGFRRNHAKGICFSGDFESNGSGAALSKAKMFASGTYPVTGRFNLATPDPKASDAMARVRGLSLRIALPDGSEWRSAMIDAPFFPVATPQAFYELQRALANKNDPESMQKFATAHPEIGAFGAWAGSAPWTASYADERYNSLNSFVFTNAEGQSQTVRWSFIPAAKPENLTPDELKQKGANFLDAEITQRVQSAPQRWAMVVTVANPGDPTADPSKAWPEDRHTVEVGTLVVKTIEPEPDGPCRDINFDPTVLPSGMRVSDDPFPAARSAAYSVSFNRRTAEDKDYPHTPAQGATQ; encoded by the coding sequence ATGACTGACAAACATGCTTCCCCGCGGTCGCCCTTTCCTGCGCTGATCCTCATCGCGGCCATCGTCGCCGCGCTGGTTGCGGCCTTTGCCTACACGGCCGGCTGGCTCACGCCGCATCGTCTCACGCCCGCGAAAATCGTCGGCAGTCTTGCGCCGCCCGGCGGCGCGGTGCCGGGCTTCAGGCGCAATCACGCCAAGGGCATCTGCTTCAGCGGCGATTTCGAATCGAATGGCTCGGGAGCGGCGCTCTCCAAGGCCAAAATGTTCGCGTCGGGCACGTATCCCGTCACGGGCCGCTTCAATCTCGCGACGCCGGACCCGAAAGCATCCGACGCGATGGCGCGCGTGCGCGGCCTCAGCCTGCGCATCGCGTTGCCCGATGGAAGCGAATGGCGCTCCGCGATGATCGATGCCCCGTTCTTTCCCGTCGCGACACCGCAAGCCTTTTACGAATTGCAACGCGCGCTCGCGAACAAGAACGATCCCGAGTCGATGCAGAAATTCGCCACCGCGCACCCGGAGATCGGTGCGTTCGGCGCGTGGGCGGGCAGCGCGCCGTGGACGGCCTCGTATGCGGACGAGCGTTACAACAGCCTCAACAGCTTCGTCTTCACGAACGCGGAAGGGCAGAGCCAGACGGTGCGCTGGTCCTTCATTCCGGCTGCGAAGCCTGAGAACCTCACGCCGGATGAGCTGAAGCAGAAGGGCGCGAATTTCCTCGATGCCGAGATCACGCAGCGCGTGCAGAGCGCGCCGCAACGCTGGGCGATGGTCGTCACGGTCGCGAATCCCGGCGATCCCACCGCCGACCCGAGCAAGGCGTGGCCGGAAGACCGGCACACGGTGGAAGTGGGCACGCTCGTCGTCAAGACCATCGAGCCGGAGCCTGACGGACCGTGCCGCGATATCAATTTCGACCCGACCGTGTTGCCATCCGGCATGCGCGTATCCGACGATCCATTCCCCGCCGCGCGTTCGGCCGCCTACTCGGTATCGTTCAACCGGCGTACCGCCGAGGACAAGGATTACCCGCACACGCCCGCGCAAGGAGCCACGCAATGA
- a CDS encoding cytochrome b yields the protein MNAITGRFSPLQRALHWIMAICILAMLFIGVGMVSTVRPDYLTLVSIHKPLGVAILVLALIRLVVRITRGAPPLPADMPAPMKLAAYLSHLAFYALMIALPLLGYGMLSAADYPIVLLGVHVPSLLPHSNALHTLLWNAHRFLALCFFALIVVHLAAALFHALVRRDGVFHAMAPWK from the coding sequence ATGAACGCGATCACCGGGCGATTCTCGCCGCTGCAACGCGCCCTGCACTGGATCATGGCGATTTGCATCCTCGCGATGCTGTTCATCGGCGTCGGCATGGTGTCGACGGTACGGCCGGATTATCTGACGCTCGTGTCGATTCACAAGCCGCTCGGCGTCGCGATACTCGTGCTTGCGTTGATTCGTCTCGTCGTCAGAATCACGCGCGGCGCGCCGCCGCTGCCCGCCGACATGCCCGCGCCGATGAAACTCGCCGCGTACCTGTCGCACCTGGCGTTCTATGCGCTGATGATCGCGTTGCCGCTGCTCGGTTACGGCATGCTGTCCGCCGCGGATTATCCGATCGTGCTGCTCGGCGTGCACGTGCCTTCGCTGTTGCCGCATAGCAATGCGTTGCACACGCTGCTGTGGAACGCGCATCGCTTTCTCGCGTTGTGTTTCTTCGCGTTGATCGTCGTGCACCTTGCCGCTGCGCTGTTTCATGCGCTCGTGCGGCGCGACGGCGTTTTTCATGCGATGGCGCCGTGGAAGTAA
- a CDS encoding PLP-dependent aminotransferase family protein yields MPTRPTATLWAQLFERSRVSGMSLQNQIRQMIVNAILSGHIAPDSALPSSRELADQLNVSRNTVVLAYQQLVEEGYLVSRERSGHFVNPATDELQRGFTATGLSDTPVIETQQGHPDWSARIRHAPSNQRNIVKPPNWQSYEYPFIYGQFDTELFPTSDWRESCMHGLSVMEIRNWAPDLIERDDETLVEQIRTRVLPRRGVFAMPDEIVVTNGCQQALYLIGDLLCGAQTKVGMENPGYPDARNIFQHHNAQIVPLDIDEDGAVIDDENAVASCDYVYVTPSHQCPTTVTMPIERRRRLLDLSVKHDFIVIEDDYESENTFSGTPHPALKSLDTAERVVYIGSLSKTLAPGLRLGYIVAPRTLMRELRALRRLMIRHPAAYIQRAFATFLALGHHDTLLRKLGRVYKERAEVLMDALAKHLPELRASKVTGGASCWVEGPPWLDATRLAKDAQALGVLIEPGSVFFADPADGQRCFRMGFSAIRAELIEPGVRALAQVVQQRRP; encoded by the coding sequence ATGCCGACCCGCCCAACCGCCACGCTTTGGGCGCAGCTTTTCGAGCGCTCGCGGGTCTCGGGGATGAGCTTGCAGAACCAGATCCGCCAGATGATCGTCAATGCGATCCTGAGCGGTCATATCGCGCCCGATTCCGCTCTGCCTTCGAGCCGCGAGCTTGCCGATCAGCTCAACGTGTCGCGCAATACCGTGGTGCTCGCGTATCAGCAGCTCGTCGAGGAAGGGTATCTCGTCTCGCGCGAGCGCAGCGGTCATTTCGTGAATCCGGCCACGGATGAATTGCAGCGCGGCTTCACCGCGACAGGGCTGTCCGATACGCCGGTCATCGAGACGCAGCAAGGTCATCCCGACTGGAGCGCGCGCATCAGACACGCGCCGTCGAATCAGCGCAATATCGTCAAGCCGCCGAACTGGCAGAGCTACGAATATCCCTTCATTTACGGGCAATTCGATACCGAGCTCTTCCCGACGAGCGACTGGCGCGAGAGCTGCATGCACGGTTTGTCGGTGATGGAAATCCGCAACTGGGCGCCCGACCTGATCGAGCGCGACGACGAGACGCTCGTCGAGCAGATTCGCACGCGCGTGCTGCCACGTCGCGGCGTGTTCGCGATGCCGGACGAGATCGTCGTGACGAACGGCTGTCAGCAGGCGCTGTATCTGATCGGCGACCTGTTATGCGGCGCGCAGACGAAAGTGGGCATGGAGAACCCCGGTTATCCCGATGCGCGCAACATCTTCCAGCATCACAACGCGCAGATCGTGCCGCTGGATATCGATGAAGACGGCGCGGTCATCGACGATGAAAACGCTGTCGCGTCGTGCGATTACGTGTATGTCACGCCGAGCCATCAATGCCCCACGACCGTGACGATGCCGATCGAGCGGCGGCGCAGGTTGCTGGATCTCTCGGTGAAGCATGATTTCATCGTCATCGAGGATGACTACGAAAGCGAGAACACGTTTTCGGGCACGCCGCATCCGGCGTTGAAGAGCCTCGATACGGCGGAGCGCGTGGTGTATATCGGCTCGTTGTCGAAGACGCTCGCGCCGGGTTTGCGGCTCGGGTATATCGTCGCGCCGCGCACGTTGATGCGCGAATTGCGCGCGCTGCGCCGCTTGATGATCCGGCATCCGGCGGCGTACATTCAGCGCGCGTTCGCGACTTTTCTCGCGCTCGGTCATCACGACACGCTGTTGCGCAAGCTGGGGCGCGTCTATAAGGAACGCGCGGAAGTACTGATGGACGCGCTCGCGAAACATTTGCCGGAATTGCGCGCATCGAAAGTGACGGGCGGCGCTTCGTGCTGGGTGGAAGGCCCGCCGTGGCTCGACGCGACACGGCTCGCCAAGGACGCGCAGGCGCTCGGCGTGCTGATCGAACCGGGCAGCGTGTTCTTCGCCGATCCCGCCGATGGTCAGCGATGCTTTCGCATGGGCTTTTCAGCGATACGCGCGGAGTTGATCGAGCCGGGGGTGCGGGCGCTCGCTCAGGTCGTGCAGCAGCGGCGCCCTTGA
- a CDS encoding MFS transporter, whose translation MNALPRTDGKQMRRVVVASLIGATIEWYDFFLYGVVAGIVFNKLYFPSGDPLISTMLAYGTFAVGFLSRPLGGVIFGHFGDRVGRKSMLVMTLSIMGVATVLIGMVPTYAQIGIWAPSLLLFLRVLQGIGLGGEWGGAVLMAFEYAPENKRGFYASIPQIGLALGLCLSSGVVAGLSLTLTDAQFLAWGWRLAFFLSFALVAIGMYIRLNVMETPEFARIQRTGSESRMPIVEVISKYPGNTIAGMGARFIDGVFFNVFGVFSISYLTGTLHLQRTDALLGVMVAAFVMIFTIPFFGRLSDRVGRARIYFWGSLATGLSAFFGFWLMKNSGGNTMLAWLAVVIPLGVVYASIYGPEAALFSELFDAKVRYSGISFVYQFSGIFASGISPIVATWLLQRNGGDPWMIATYCLAAGIISALSAAWVGLRQRREMAFSVG comes from the coding sequence ATGAACGCACTGCCCCGAACCGATGGCAAGCAGATGAGACGTGTCGTCGTCGCGAGTCTGATCGGCGCGACGATCGAGTGGTACGACTTCTTTCTATACGGCGTGGTCGCCGGGATCGTCTTCAACAAGCTGTATTTCCCGAGCGGCGATCCGCTCATCTCGACGATGCTCGCCTATGGCACCTTCGCCGTCGGCTTTCTGAGCAGGCCGCTCGGCGGCGTGATCTTCGGCCACTTCGGCGATCGCGTCGGCAGAAAGAGCATGCTCGTGATGACGCTTTCGATCATGGGCGTCGCGACAGTGTTGATCGGCATGGTGCCGACCTATGCGCAGATCGGCATCTGGGCGCCCTCGCTGCTGCTGTTTTTGCGCGTGCTGCAAGGCATCGGTCTCGGCGGTGAATGGGGCGGCGCGGTGCTGATGGCTTTCGAATATGCGCCCGAGAACAAGCGCGGTTTCTACGCGAGCATTCCGCAGATCGGCCTCGCGCTCGGACTGTGCCTGTCGTCGGGCGTGGTCGCGGGCCTGTCGCTGACGCTGACCGATGCGCAGTTCCTCGCGTGGGGCTGGCGGCTCGCGTTCTTCCTGTCGTTCGCGCTCGTTGCAATCGGCATGTATATCCGCCTGAACGTGATGGAAACGCCCGAGTTCGCGCGCATTCAGCGAACCGGCAGCGAATCGCGCATGCCGATCGTCGAAGTGATCTCGAAGTATCCGGGCAACACGATTGCGGGCATGGGCGCGCGTTTCATCGACGGTGTGTTCTTCAACGTGTTCGGCGTGTTTTCGATTTCCTATCTGACGGGCACGCTGCATCTGCAACGCACCGATGCGCTGCTCGGCGTGATGGTCGCGGCCTTCGTGATGATCTTCACGATTCCGTTTTTCGGGCGCCTGTCGGATCGCGTCGGGCGTGCGCGCATCTACTTCTGGGGATCGCTCGCGACGGGGCTTTCCGCGTTTTTCGGCTTCTGGCTCATGAAGAACAGCGGCGGCAATACGATGCTCGCGTGGCTCGCGGTCGTGATTCCGCTAGGCGTGGTGTATGCATCGATCTATGGTCCTGAAGCCGCGCTCTTCTCCGAACTCTTCGATGCGAAAGTGCGCTATTCGGGCATCTCGTTCGTGTATCAGTTCTCGGGCATCTTCGCGAGCGGCATCAGCCCGATCGTCGCGACGTGGCTCTTGCAGCGCAACGGCGGCGATCCGTGGATGATCGCGACGTATTGCCTCGCGGCGGGCATCATCAGCGCGCTGTCGGCGGCGTGGGTCGGGTTGCGGCAGCGGCGCGAGATGGCGTTCTCGGTGGGCTGA